A window from Pantanalinema sp. encodes these proteins:
- the rfbB gene encoding dTDP-glucose 4,6-dehydratase, whose translation MKILLTGGAGFIGGNLVRHMLTAHPTYSIVNLDALTYAGCLESLSDVSANPRYTFVHGDICDAALVDEVMQGVDAVMHLAAESHVDRSLTDPAAFVRTNVLGTQVLLDAAKRHKVERFLHVSTDEVYGSLGATGFFTEETPYAPNSPYSASKAGSDMLARAYFETFGFPTIITNCSNNYGPYHFPEKLIPLFITNLMDDQSVPVYGDGLNVRDWLHVEDHCRALDRVLHAGTPGQTYNIGGHNEKTNLEITRLVLEKLGKPESLIRYVQDRPGHDKRYAIDASKIERELGWVPSYTFETGIEQTIAWYLANEAWWRPLKQRGLDAARAKANQLAQ comes from the coding sequence ATGAAGATCCTCCTCACCGGCGGCGCCGGCTTCATCGGGGGCAACCTGGTTCGCCACATGCTGACCGCGCATCCGACCTACTCCATCGTCAACCTGGATGCGCTGACCTATGCGGGCTGCCTCGAGAGCCTGTCGGACGTCAGCGCCAACCCGCGCTACACCTTTGTCCACGGCGACATCTGCGACGCCGCCCTGGTGGACGAGGTCATGCAGGGGGTGGACGCGGTCATGCACCTGGCCGCCGAGTCCCACGTGGATCGCAGCCTCACGGATCCCGCCGCCTTCGTGCGCACCAATGTCCTGGGGACCCAGGTCCTCCTGGATGCGGCCAAGCGGCACAAGGTCGAGCGCTTCTTGCACGTCAGCACCGACGAGGTCTACGGCAGCCTGGGCGCGACCGGCTTTTTCACCGAAGAGACGCCCTACGCGCCCAACAGCCCCTACTCGGCCTCCAAGGCCGGCTCGGACATGCTGGCCCGGGCCTACTTCGAGACCTTCGGGTTCCCCACGATCATCACCAACTGCTCGAACAACTACGGCCCCTACCACTTCCCGGAGAAGCTGATCCCGCTCTTCATCACCAACCTGATGGATGATCAGTCGGTGCCCGTGTACGGGGACGGTCTCAACGTGCGCGACTGGCTGCACGTCGAGGACCACTGCCGCGCCCTCGACCGGGTGCTGCACGCGGGGACCCCCGGCCAGACCTACAACATCGGCGGGCACAACGAGAAGACCAACCTCGAGATCACCCGCCTCGTCCTCGAAAAGCTCGGCAAGCCCGAGAGCCTGATCCGCTACGTGCAGGACCGCCCCGGCCACGACAAGCGCTACGCCATCGACGCCTCGAAGATCGAACGTGAGCTTGGCTGGGTGCCTTCGTACACCTTCGAGACCGGCATCGAGCAGACCATCGCCTGGTATTTGGCCAACGAGGCCTGGTGGCGCCCCCTCAAGCAGCGCGGCCTCGACGCGGCGCGGGCCAAGGCCAACCAGCTCGCCCAGTAG
- a CDS encoding glucose-1-phosphate thymidylyltransferase, whose translation MKGLILSGGKGTRLRPITHTAAKQLVPVANKPILFYAIEAMKEAGIEDIGIIIGETGAEVRAAVGDGSRWGVKVTYLPQEAPLGLAHAVKISEEFMAGEPFVMYLGDNLIRGGIKSFVDEFKAKKPDAQILLARVPNPNQFGVAVLNDDGSVKILEEKPKVPQSDLALVGVYLFSQAIFRAVNTIQPSPRGELEITDAIQYLIDQGQQVLPHVISGWWKDTGKLTDMLEANRIMLDDLVSDVQGELVGNCQIQGRVVIAPGARLENCVVRGPAIIGEGCKLTNTFIGPYTSIDENVTITSAEVEHSIILSGSSILDINGRIVDSLLGKNVEVTRGELKPKAYRLMVGDNSQFSIV comes from the coding sequence ATGAAAGGTCTGATCCTGAGCGGCGGCAAGGGCACGCGCCTGCGCCCCATCACCCACACGGCGGCCAAGCAGCTCGTGCCCGTGGCCAACAAGCCCATCCTCTTCTACGCCATCGAGGCCATGAAGGAGGCGGGGATCGAGGACATCGGGATCATCATCGGCGAGACCGGCGCCGAGGTGCGCGCGGCGGTGGGCGACGGCTCCCGCTGGGGCGTCAAGGTGACCTACCTCCCCCAGGAGGCCCCCCTGGGCCTGGCGCACGCCGTCAAGATCTCCGAGGAGTTCATGGCGGGCGAGCCGTTCGTCATGTACCTGGGCGACAACCTCATCCGCGGCGGCATCAAGAGCTTCGTCGACGAGTTCAAGGCCAAGAAGCCCGACGCGCAGATCTTGCTCGCTCGCGTGCCCAACCCCAACCAGTTCGGCGTGGCCGTGCTCAACGACGACGGATCCGTCAAGATCCTCGAGGAGAAGCCCAAGGTCCCCCAGTCCGACCTCGCGCTCGTGGGGGTCTACCTCTTCTCGCAGGCCATCTTCCGGGCGGTCAATACCATCCAGCCCTCGCCGCGCGGCGAGCTCGAGATCACCGACGCCATCCAGTACCTGATCGACCAGGGCCAGCAGGTGCTGCCCCACGTCATCTCCGGCTGGTGGAAGGACACGGGCAAGCTGACGGACATGCTCGAGGCCAACCGCATCATGCTCGACGACCTCGTGTCCGACGTGCAGGGCGAGCTGGTCGGCAACTGCCAGATCCAGGGCCGCGTCGTGATAGCCCCCGGCGCCCGCCTCGAGAACTGCGTGGTGCGCGGTCCTGCCATCATCGGCGAGGGGTGCAAGCTCACCAACACCTTCATCGGGCCCTACACCTCCATCGACGAGAACGTGACCATCACGAGCGCCGAGGTCGAGCACTCCATCATCCTCTCGGGTAGCTCGATCCTCGACATCAACGGCCGGATCGTCGATTCCCTGCTCGGCAAGAACGTCGAGGTCACCCGCGGCGAGCTCAAGCCCAAGGCCTATCGCCTGATGGTCGGCGACAACAGCCAGTTCAGCATCGTGTAG
- a CDS encoding glycosyltransferase family 2 protein, producing the protein MRLSVVIPVYNEMRTLAEILRRVEAVPVDKEIILVDDGSKDGSRDFLDGLRGKPGYVIVFQPRNMGKGAALREGFRQATGDVVIVQDADLEYDPAEYPFLMQPILENKADVVYGSRFAGGPHRVLYYWHSVGNKCLTMVSNMLTNINLTDMETCYKLFRREVIQSIPLQSDRFGFEPEITVKIAKAGYRIFEVPISYNGRTYEEGKHIGLKDAFEAMWVLLKYRFLDRTPIRRAELSAVVPAHRQETLERR; encoded by the coding sequence ATGCGCCTTTCCGTCGTCATCCCCGTCTACAACGAGATGCGGACCCTTGCCGAGATCCTCCGCCGGGTCGAAGCGGTGCCGGTGGACAAGGAGATCATCCTGGTCGACGACGGCTCCAAGGACGGCTCGCGCGACTTCCTGGACGGCCTGCGGGGCAAGCCCGGCTACGTCATCGTCTTCCAGCCCCGGAACATGGGCAAGGGCGCGGCCCTGCGCGAGGGCTTCCGCCAGGCCACCGGCGACGTGGTCATCGTGCAGGACGCCGACCTCGAGTACGATCCGGCCGAGTACCCCTTCCTGATGCAGCCCATCCTCGAGAACAAGGCGGACGTGGTCTACGGCTCGCGCTTCGCGGGCGGCCCGCACCGGGTGCTCTACTACTGGCACTCGGTGGGCAACAAGTGCCTGACCATGGTCTCCAACATGCTCACCAACATCAATCTCACCGACATGGAGACGTGCTACAAGCTCTTCCGGCGCGAGGTGATCCAGAGCATCCCCCTCCAATCCGACCGCTTCGGCTTCGAGCCGGAAATCACCGTCAAGATCGCCAAGGCCGGCTACCGTATTTTCGAGGTCCCTATCAGCTACAATGGTCGCACCTACGAGGAAGGCAAGCACATCGGCCTCAAGGATGCCTTCGAGGCCATGTGGGTCCTGCTCAAGTACCGATTCCTCGATCGCACCCCGATTCGCAGGGCCGAGCTGAGCGCCGTCGTCCCGGCCCACCGGCAAGAAACCCTCGAACGGCGCTAA
- a CDS encoding GtrA family protein yields the protein MDTVAPPSSLAAKVGRFAVSGGTSAVFNLALLHVLVAWCALRGGWREDLANLIALELSVVFQFTLCRLWVWKATERQGGMWAQFLRFHGAVLVTSGARLFLFSGLRQVGVHYLLNAAIGIGLAAIANYFLYDRFVFRSRLPR from the coding sequence ATGGACACGGTCGCCCCCCCCTCATCGCTCGCGGCAAAGGTCGGCAGGTTTGCCGTCTCCGGAGGCACCTCGGCCGTCTTCAACCTCGCGTTGCTGCACGTTCTGGTCGCGTGGTGCGCGCTGCGCGGCGGCTGGCGCGAGGACCTCGCCAACCTGATCGCGCTGGAGCTGAGCGTCGTCTTCCAGTTCACGCTCTGCCGGCTCTGGGTCTGGAAGGCCACCGAGCGCCAGGGGGGAATGTGGGCTCAGTTCCTGCGCTTCCACGGCGCGGTCCTGGTGACCTCGGGAGCACGCCTGTTCCTGTTCTCGGGCCTGCGCCAGGTGGGAGTGCACTACCTCCTGAATGCGGCCATCGGCATCGGCCTGGCCGCGATCGCGAACTACTTCCTGTACGATCGCTTCGTCTTCCGTTCTCGACTCC